In the Scylla paramamosain isolate STU-SP2022 unplaced genomic scaffold, ASM3559412v1 Contig1, whole genome shotgun sequence genome, TAAGGGAGGTCTGTTGTAATTGCTGAAAAAGTTACTCATTTCAAATCAAAGAAAAAGTATGAAAATTCATTCCTGTATTACgtaatcttcattttttttctttttacatatttttaaaaGAATATTTGCGGAATGAAAAGTAATATGCAGTTCAAAAATTATATTAACTATATCAattaataggaagaagaagaagaagaaataataaaaaaaaaacaataacaacgaggaagaataagtgaagataataataataataataataataacaataataataataataataataataataggaatgaaagcaaccatttatattttttctctatatatatatttttttttaattcacacGTCAACAGAACCAGAGAAAAaacatccatttctttcttttttttcataaacaagaaggaaaaaaagtcggATTAGGCTCCATTGTAACATTTCAGGTACATACAAGATCTATACaggtacatctctctctctctctctctctctctcccaatataCAGTCATACAAAGAATCAATTACTGAAATagtccacacacacccaaacacttcataataataataataataataataataataataataataataataataataataataataatatgaaaacgtTTAACTCTACAAGCCTAAAAAAGAATTATaagattttaataataataataataataataataataataataataataataataataataataataataataatagtgataaaatCTCTACTATATGcctaaaagaaaacagaaacagatgTCTTATAAAAAACCATATGAAAGAATAGAGCCTACAAGtctaaaataaaatacaacaaatttagtcatataaaaaaaaaataaataaataaataagtaaataaataaaatatggagAAATGCACATTAACATCTAAACTACTGTCTTTTCTTCTGAGTTAAGGACGAAAAGTTTCACCAGCACACCTGAGCCACTAATGAGAGCTAACCACCAGGAAGGTAAGGCTAGAAGTGAATCGTACCTTTGCGAGAGAAACTATTGTACATTAtatttgtcaaaaaaaaaaaaaaaaaaaaaaaaaaagcatgccaAGGATAGTTTTGTAGGACTAAATATTTCTGGCTGATGTACAACAAAAGCAAGATGGCGTACGGTAATAATACTAGTGACTTCTGAAGCCGTGTACAGTGAGATTCAACAGtcatcttttcattcattcccaGTGTTTTGTCCGTGCCACCCTCCCAGTCCTCTGACGTGCCACACTCTTAGGAAACACGGACACTGATGGCTTTTTACCTCAGAAAACATGAACatttaaataaaatacttttcgtttctttacaaaatataatgataaatagagaaataaataaatagataaataataaatagataaatgcttttcattgatttttttttaatgagaaaaCTTGAAAATAGATATAATACTAATTACCTCCTtatgaaatataataattacTTGATGTAGAAAAGTCTAAATTGTGGTAGAATATTAATAATCTTAAAACCACCATAATCAATAAATTCTACCTTACAAAATTTGAGACTGAGATAGAATATTGATAATCCCTTTACAAAACATGACAATTATTACTTTTTAGTTCAGAAAAGTTGAGAACTGAGACAAAATGTTATTAATTTCCTTGCAAAACATGATAATCAATACATTTTTTAAAGCTCAGATTTTATCATTACCTTACAAAAGAAGACTGATCAATTTTTACTTAAGAAAAACTTGATACTGAAACATAACACTAATTAAATtaatcatctttttattttcatttttagctTTGAAAATTTGCGATCAAGATAGAATATTTAAAAAACGTCCTGACAGAATATTAAAAAACGCCCTTACAAAACGCGGAGTCAATATATTTTTAGCCCAGAAAACCGGAGACTGCAACCAACCACTACTAGCTTCCTTACAACACGTGAAGATTAACGAGAGTATATTTAAAAACGTCCAGACAGAATATTTAAAAACGCCCTTACAAAACGCGGAGTCAATATATTTTTAGCCCAGAAAACCCGAGACTGCAACCAACCACTACTAGCTTCCTTACAACACGTGAAGATTAATGACTTTCAAACTGAGATAAAGATGCAATCAGATCCCTCAGAAAACACGATCATTAATACGTTTTAGCATGAGAAACACAAAACTGAGAAAGAATAATGACAGACCTCGTAGAATTTGTGGCTCAGGGTATTGACAGACTTTTAAAACACGATTATTAAGAGTTTCGAATCAGAGGACTAAGCATTatgggaaaaaagacaaaacacattACAAATTATGTTACGTAATATTGATACCCGACTGGTCTTACATCTTTGAAAAATTATAATTGAGCATAAGAATAAACATATCTTTGCTTTAATATTAGCAATTAGATAtacataaatgtgtgtgtgtgtttgtttgttgtgtactTTTTGTTATCCTCCTTGTACCGTGATTTGTACATTGTGAATTatgtgcgtttgtttgtttgtttgttagtttttttttcattcttgacATTATAAAGATGTAAGGCCAGCTGTTCCTTTAACCTAACTGTAGTTACCTAAATATTACAAAACATTATCTtaattacttttcctttccttattgaCATTACTTCTATTCCTATTTCTCACTTCCAGATTGTAAAGAACTAACgctatttctttcattcactcctcaCAGTTCTAATATGCATTCCAGCACTGCAATACGTATCTGCCATCGTACAATACACAACTGAATATTGTACACTGTATCAACAAATATCTTAACATTATGAAAACTAAtactatcttttttatttacttcctgcactcataatatacatttcAGCACTGCCTTATGTATCTGCCATCGTACAATATACAAATGAATATTGTACAATTATcttaacattatgaaaaaactaatactattttttctattcacttCTTGCATTCCTAACATACATTCTGGCATTGCTCTATGTATACACTTGCCATCGTACAATACAGAAATGAATATTGTACACTGTATAAACAAATATcttaacattatgaaaaaactAATACTATTTTTCTATTCACTTCTTGCATTCCTAACATACATTCTGGCATCGCACTACGTATAGACTTGCCATCGTACAATATAGAACTGAATACTGTAcattatataaacaaatacCTTAACATTACAAAGAACTAATACCATTTTTTTCAAACATACGAAGAACTAATACTatttttccacttattttttcAAACTCCTTTTATGCATTCTGGCACAAACAATATTTAAGGTTACACTTCCCATTCAAATACCCAAGCAACAACACCGAGCCAGTACTGGACATCGTACCCCATCAAAAGGTTATCGTACACTACAAACGCAGCCTCAACTCTCGGTAGAAAAAACACAGAAAGTCATAAATTACATTCCAAGATACAATTCCCCTTCAACGACACAAACAGTAAACAAAGAAGACAGGGTAATCGCCTATCCTTTGACCTGTAACAAGCACTGAATTGTGGGAAATTTATACAACAACCAGGCCTCCCGTCAAAGCAGTTCAATATTATCAAGGCTTTACTGTACATCTAAATATTCCTTCAGTAATCTACATCAAAACGGTTTAATATTATGGGGTTCACTTTACGTCTAATTCACTTTCCTTCAATGACTTGCAGGATCAGTGTAGACAGTTTTGTGACTGCAGAGAAAAGAAGCACACCAGAATAAACATGATTTTGTGACACccactgaaaaataaaaggaaataaatagccAATAACAATTTTGTCgtgttgaaaagaaaaacaataaaaaaataatctgaaCCCATCGAAAATAAACACACCAGAACAGACATGATTCTGTGACACCCactgaaagataaaaggaaataaatagttaataataattttgtcgtgttgaaaagaaaaacaataaaaaaataatctgaaCCCATCGAAAATAAACACACCAGAACAGACATGATTTTGTGACACccactgaaaaataaaaggaaataaatagccAATAATAATTTTGTCgtgttgaaaagaaaaacaataaaaaaaaataatctgaaCCCATCGAAAATAAACACACCAGAACAGACATGATTCTGTGACACccactgaaaaaataaaaggaaataaatagccAATAATAATTTTGTCgtgttgaaaagaaaaacaataaaaaaataatctgaaCCCGTCGTAAATAAACACCAGAACAGACATAACTTTACGAGCATTGACAAACAGACCACGGCAATCATTTTGTGACCCCATGAAAGAGACAGACCGTTCTTTACGTCAGTtgctcttcgttttctttccctgcctAATGTAATACTTGACCATCCATAATACTTAACACTcgtcactcatacacacacacgcatgcactcACAAACACGCAGAATGGACGGATATTTAAAAAGTTGTACCGCATGTTTAAAAATAATCGcaatgtgactgtgtgtgtttatgtgcgtgtgtgtgtgtacgatttttgcatgtgtgtgttttgacggacgtacatgcatacacgcgctcatacacacacatacacacgtttaTTCAAATTCTAACCTGCCTTGTGTCTATTGTATTTAGTTTGgttattcttttattcaatcttaattattttttttctttcttcgtctattttgtttctattttatttgctgattatcttgttttctttcagtgttctttttttgtcatctttcttctgttttttttattttgcttcagtttcattcttcattattttatttatttatttaattatttgcttcttttgtttttgtttacttttcttgtttacttCCTTCTCAAAATCAGCTTTGCAAATTCTTTCtattatatttcacattctaatcaagtttttttttttttcattttccttaattttttccaGATTGATCttgcattttttctcttttcccttttcttccttgcaaATGTTTCACTCAGcattcatctttattcttttcccttcttttctttatttccatcctttcttaAATTCTTTCCCACCaatcttgcatttttttctcttttccttctctttctggcAAACATTCAaacattttccctctttcctttcttttctcttttatttccatcctttcttaAATTCTTTCCCATCAATCTtgcattcctcctttctttctcttcccagcAAACATTAAAACATTTCACActgcattaatttttcttttccttttcctccttaaaccttccattccacctttccttcacttttcaaaTCAATCTTgcacttctcttattttccttctcttctcagcaAACATTCAAATATTTCACTCAGCATTCATCTTTCCTTAGCATTCCAtccaccccaaaacacccacagACCTTCGCCCGATCCACCCATCCACTACAATCTACTTAATCTACTCTGCCGTTCCTGCATGATCAATTTATACCTTGATGGGTTCCTTGGATCATTCATGGCCCTCTGTACCTCTTCATCTGGCGACAAAGTATCAAACGCAAACACAGAAAACGGGACATAGATCTTGCATTCCGTGGGTCGCTTGTGCACCACGGCAAGGGCGTGTGTGTCCGCCACGACCTGTCCGAACGGGGATGGCGTGGGTTTGAGCATAGTGAAGTACTGATTAAAAGTTTGCGGACATTCGATAATTGGTGGTGGTTTAATCTCgacttcctccttctttgtttttctctcctggATGACCAAAGCTGATTTTAGGTCAATTGTTTCTGTGCAATCGCCAATCAGACAGTCCATTATCAATTCCCCATCCATTTCCATCTCCTCGCTTGCTGTTGGGGCCTCTGCTTGTGTCTGCGGTGGTGTGTGTGAATACATGTCTGCGTTTGTTAGCCCTGGTGTGTATCCGAGAGGTGGTATAGCGATTGACATGGTGTTTGTgcttgtttgtggtggtgtgtgtctgAAAGGTGGTATGGTGATGTTTGTGTGCGTCTGTGGCGGTGTTTGGTTCAGAGGTGGTATACTTAGTGGTGTTTGGCCGAGAGGTGGTATACTTAAAGGTGGTGTTTGGCCGAGAGGTGGTATACTTAAAGGTGGTGTTTGGCCAAGAGGTGGTATTGTCAGAGGTGGTGTTTGGCTTAGTGGTGGTATACTCAGCGGTGTTTGGCCAAGAGATGGTATGTTTAGAGGCAGTGTACAGCTACTTTGTGTTTTAAGAGCAGCAGAGAGATCAATCGTGTTTGCGTTTAGATGCGCTTGTGCCAGAGAGGAGAGACTGGGACCTGCTGTGGTGTTTGGCAGTGTGAGTGGCAACGTAGCGCAATGCTGTGATGCCGCGTGTGCTGTTTGCTGTGTCGCGTTTGGAATCCGCAGCTTTGGCACTGAGATCTGAAGCTGTGATGCTGTGGAGAGTGACAGTGCTTCATctgcttgctgtgtgtgtgtgggtgtgtttgtttgggtgtTTGCTGTGGCTAAGGAAACTAAGCTTGGTGTGGTGTTTAGAAGTGTGGGTACATTTGCTGTGTTTGCATTAGCTAGTGAGAATAAGTTTGGCATACTGGTGTTTGGAAGTGTGGTTGAGTTTGCTGTGTTTGCTGTGGCCAGGGAGGCTAagcttggtgtggtggtgtttgggagTGTGGCTGAGTTTGCTGTGTTTGCTGTGGCTAGTGGAGAAAGACTGAATGTACTGCTGTGCTGGGTTGTGGCAAGGGCAGATAGGCTGAATGCTGTGTTTTGGGATGGTTCTGTGTCAATAAGTGCTgatttgggagtgttttgggcTGTGGCAAGAGCAGAAAGACTGAATGCTGTGTTTTGGGATGGTTCTGTGTCAATAAGTGCTgatttgggagtgttttgggcTGTGGCAAGATCTGATAGACTGAATGCTGTGTTTTGGGATGGTTCTGTGTCAATAAGTgctgttttgggagtgttttgggcTGTGGCAAGAGTAGACAGACTGAATGCTGTGTTTTGGGATGGTTCTGTGTCAATAAGTgctgttttgggagtgttttgggcTGTGGCAAGGGTAGATAGGCTGAATGCTGTGTTCTGGGATGGTTCTGTGTCAATAAGTGCTgatttgggagtgttttgggcTGTGGCAAGGGTAGATAGGCTGAATGCTGTGTTTTGGGATGGTTCTGTGTCAATAAGTGCTgatttgggagtgttttgggttGTGGCAAGGGTAGACAGACTGAATGCTGTGTTTTGGGATGGTTCTGTGTCAATAAGTGCTgatttgggagtgttttgggcTGTGGCAAGATCTGATAGACTGAATGCTGTGTTTTGGGATGGTTCTGTGTCAATAAGTGCTgatttgggagtgttttgggcTGTGGCAAGAGTAGACAGACTGAATGCTGTGTTTTGGGATGGTTCTGTGTCAATAAGTGCTgatttgggagtgttttgggcTGTGGCAAGATCTGATAGACTGAATGCTGTGTTTTGGGATGGTTCTGTGTCAATAAGTgctgttttgggagtgttttgggcTGTGGCAAGGGCAGATAGGCTGAATGCTGTGTTTTGGGATGGTTCTGTGTCAATAAGTgctgttttgggagtgttttgggcTGTGGCAAGGGCAGATAGGCTAAATGCTGTGTTTTGAGCTGTTCTTGCATCATTCTGTGCTGTTTCCAGGCTCTGTTGGGCTGTCTGACTTCTGCTGTGGTCTGTGGCTAATGAAAATAGGCTTGCAGAAGTGCTATCACAGCATTTGGCAAGTGCAGACAGGCTGGACATCTGTAGACTGTCCATGGCTGTGACAAGTTTAAACGGGCTTGGTGTATTTGTAAGGTTTTCTTCTTCTGGGCTAATAAGGTCTTGATTAAGGCTGGTCTGGGCTGTGGGAAGTGAGGAGAGACCAAATGTTGCGTTCTGTAGTGGTCTTTTGgcattttggtttgttttaGAAGTGTTTTGATGCTTCTTAGGGCTGTGTTGCTCTGTTTTGCCATCTTGACCCATCTCAGGCTTGTTTAGATGTTTTTTGGGGCTATTCTGATCTCTCTTGGTGTTCTCCTGGTCTTGTTTTGGGctgtttttgtctcttttgCGGTTATTTAGGCTTTCTTGTACAATAtgatgtttgttttccttcctctttgggCTTTTGCGATCTCGTTTAGGGGTGTTCTGGTATCTCTTTGGGCTGTTTTTATCTCTGGCActgttttcatctctttttggGCTAGTTTGCTCTCTTTTTGGGCTGTTTTCAAATATCTTCGGTCTAGTTTGGTCTCGTTTTGCGGTGTTTTCATTTCGTTGTGGACTGTTTCTAACTCTCTTCTGGCTACACTGATCTTGTTTTGGCCTGCTTTGGTCTTTCTGTGGGCTGATTTGGTCGCTGGATAATCCGAACTGACTGACATTGGACGTACATTGGGCTGTGGTGGCTGCCAGACCAACACAGGAGTCAGCAACGGGTGACTGagatgtttcctcctcctcacacaccacactcatCTCATTCACCACATCTCTACCGCAAGACTCATCAGTGGAGGACTCCGACAATCTATTACCCATCCGATCGCTCATTCTGTTATTCAATCCGCCATCTTCACTATTATCTATGCAATCTATTCTATCGTCCATTGCGTCGTCTATTCTCTCGTCTATTTT is a window encoding:
- the LOC135095817 gene encoding mucin-17-like, with translation MNYKGAQMKQGRMRSEEVNREVGLRVEYRLPGAFCWDPVINCRDGGCERPNLKRIIRDWRTDINQRTTLKKRKIDAAIAQSHGRTEGFGGRVDGRVDGQVEDRADGRMDDEVDGSISGGTNDKIDERIDDAMDDRIDCIDNSEDGGLNNRMSDRMGNRLSESSTDESCGRDVVNEMSVVCEEEETSQSPVADSCVGLAATTAQCTSNVSQFGLSSDQISPQKDQSRPKQDQCSQKRVRNSPQRNENTAKRDQTRPKIFENSPKREQTSPKRDENSARDKNSPKRYQNTPKRDRKSPKRKENKHHIVQESLNNRKRDKNSPKQDQENTKRDQNSPKKHLNKPEMGQDGKTEQHSPKKHQNTSKTNQNAKRPLQNATFGLSSLPTAQTSLNQDLISPEEENLTNTPSPFKLVTAMDSLQMSSLSALAKCCDSTSASLFSLATDHSRSQTAQQSLETAQNDARTAQNTAFSLSALATAQNTPKTALIDTEPSQNTAFSLSALATAQNTPKTALIDTEPSQNTAFSLSDLATAQNTPKSALIDTEPSQNTAFSLSTLATAQNTPKSALIDTEPSQNTAFSLSDLATAQNTPKSALIDTEPSQNTAFSLSTLATTQNTPKSALIDTEPSQNTAFSLSTLATAQNTPKSALIDTEPSQNTAFSLSTLATAQNTPKTALIDTEPSQNTAFSLSTLATAQNTPKTALIDTEPSQNTAFSLSDLATAQNTPKSALIDTEPSQNTAFSLSALATAQNTPKSALIDTEPSQNTAFSLSALATTQHSSTFSLSPLATANTANSATLPNTTTPSLASLATANTANSTTLPNTSMPNLFSLANANTANVPTLLNTTPSLVSLATANTQTNTPTHTQQADEALSLSTASQLQISVPKLRIPNATQQTAHAASQHCATLPLTLPNTTAGPSLSSLAQAHLNANTIDLSAALKTQSSCTLPLNIPSLGQTPLSIPPLSQTPPLTIPPLGQTPPLSIPPLGQTPPLSIPPLGQTPLSIPPLNQTPPQTHTNITIPPFRHTPPQTSTNTMSIAIPPLGYTPGLTNADMYSHTPPQTQAEAPTASEEMEMDGELIMDCLIGDCTETIDLKSALVIQERKTKKEEVEIKPPPIIECPQTFNQYFTMLKPTPSPFGQVVADTHALAVVHKRPTECKIYVPFSVFAFDTLSPDEEVQRAMNDPRNPSRYKLIMQERQSRLSRL